In Streptomyces sp. NBC_01439, the following are encoded in one genomic region:
- a CDS encoding sulfite exporter TauE/SafE family protein, with translation MSTLILALAAGAVVGLALGALGGGGSVLAVPALIYLLGFTPAAATTASLIIVTATSATALYTHAASGNVRWKTGALFAAAGIPPALAAATLATRVPEPVLTAAFAATAGLAAWRMFTAPAPASGRQPRPVRPARAAGAGAGLGSITGFLGVGGGFLAVPTLVSVLGLRMRAAVGTSLLVITVNSLAALAARTGTHTPLHWAAIAPFTGAAVLGAWDGKRLAAKVSGPALQRTFATVLLTVAALMLIDALH, from the coding sequence GTGAGCACGCTCATCCTCGCCCTCGCCGCCGGGGCCGTCGTCGGACTCGCCCTCGGGGCACTGGGCGGCGGCGGCAGCGTCCTGGCCGTCCCGGCCCTGATCTACCTCTTGGGCTTCACCCCGGCTGCCGCCACCACCGCCTCCCTGATCATCGTCACCGCCACGTCCGCCACCGCCCTGTACACCCACGCGGCGTCCGGCAACGTCCGTTGGAAGACCGGCGCCCTGTTCGCGGCCGCCGGCATCCCGCCCGCCCTGGCCGCCGCCACCTTGGCCACCCGCGTTCCCGAACCGGTCCTGACCGCGGCGTTCGCCGCCACGGCCGGCCTCGCCGCCTGGCGCATGTTCACCGCCCCCGCCCCCGCTTCCGGCCGGCAGCCCCGGCCCGTCCGACCCGCGCGGGCCGCCGGGGCGGGTGCCGGACTCGGCTCGATCACCGGCTTCCTCGGCGTCGGCGGCGGCTTCCTCGCCGTCCCCACACTCGTCTCCGTACTGGGCCTGCGCATGCGCGCCGCCGTCGGCACCAGCCTCCTCGTCATCACCGTCAACTCCCTCGCCGCACTCGCCGCCCGCACGGGCACCCACACCCCGCTGCACTGGGCGGCCATCGCCCCCTTCACCGGAGCGGCCGTCCTCGGAGCCTGGGACGGCAAACGCCTCGCCGCCAAGGTCTCCGGACCCGCCCTGCAGCGGACCTTCGCGACCGTCCTCCTGACCGTCGCCGCCCTCATGCTCATCGACGCCCTGCACTGA
- a CDS encoding rhodanese-like domain-containing protein, whose amino-acid sequence MAQPRPHALDIHQAHGRLHDLIVLDVRTPGEYATGHLPGALNIPLDQLTRALPDLREVAARSDLLVVCASGTRAENARATLADNGITATTLTGGTGAWTDGGLALHHPDGNRRTTWTMERQVRFTAGAVVLSGLTLGRLRPAFRLASAGIAGGLVYSALTNTCGMAALLAKLPHNRPRQGDLEAALTALRSQ is encoded by the coding sequence ATGGCCCAGCCCCGCCCCCACGCCCTCGACATCCACCAGGCCCACGGCCGCCTGCACGACCTGATCGTCCTGGACGTCCGCACCCCCGGCGAATACGCCACCGGCCACCTCCCCGGCGCCCTCAACATCCCCCTCGACCAGCTCACCCGCGCCCTGCCCGACCTGCGCGAGGTCGCCGCCCGCAGCGACCTCCTCGTCGTCTGCGCCTCCGGCACCCGCGCCGAGAACGCCCGCGCGACCCTCGCCGACAACGGCATCACCGCCACCACCCTCACCGGAGGCACCGGAGCCTGGACCGACGGCGGACTCGCCCTCCACCACCCCGACGGCAACCGGCGCACCACCTGGACCATGGAACGCCAGGTCCGCTTCACCGCCGGCGCCGTCGTCCTGAGCGGCCTCACCCTCGGCCGCCTGCGTCCCGCCTTCCGCCTCGCCTCCGCGGGCATCGCCGGCGGCCTGGTCTACTCGGCCCTCACCAACACCTGCGGCATGGCGGCCCTCCTCGCCAAACTCCCCCACAACCGCCCCCGCCAGGGCGACCTCGAAGCCGCCCTCACCGCCCTCCGCAGCCAATGA
- a CDS encoding metal-sensitive transcriptional regulator, which produces MKVDDDAVNAVLNRLRRAQGQLAGVIAMIEAGRDCKDVVTQLAAVSKALDRAGFKIVASGMRQCMTNADENQAPMTEEELEKLFLALA; this is translated from the coding sequence GTGAAAGTCGACGACGACGCAGTCAACGCAGTCCTCAACCGCCTGCGCCGCGCCCAGGGGCAGCTCGCGGGCGTCATCGCCATGATCGAAGCCGGCCGCGACTGCAAGGACGTCGTCACCCAGCTCGCCGCCGTCTCCAAGGCGCTGGACCGCGCGGGCTTCAAGATCGTGGCCAGCGGCATGCGCCAGTGCATGACCAACGCCGACGAGAACCAGGCCCCCATGACCGAAGAAGAACTCGAGAAGCTCTTCCTCGCCCTCGCCTGA